The Puntigrus tetrazona isolate hp1 chromosome 4, ASM1883169v1, whole genome shotgun sequence genome includes a window with the following:
- the LOC122342846 gene encoding liprin-alpha-4-like — protein sequence MQEAELPDELGRKILLQYTDGLSSAKRRLSILHCLCSLKRNERLPNGSIDAHDDTSRCLELQELLDKANKELTQNRDRISGLTNRMSELETELATARKDLLKSEELSAKHQRDIREAMAQKEDMEERITTLEKRYLAAQRETTSIHDLNDKLENELATKDSLYRQSEEKVRHLQELLELAEQRLQQTMRKAETLPEVEAELAQRVKKKRESQFIRLFSVRKMPSEMVMKQNDNLKKGGN from the exons ATGCAGGAGGCTGAGCTGCCAGATGAGTTGGGAAG AAAAATTCTTCTTCAGTATACAGATGGACTCAGTAGCGCTAAACGCAGGCTCTCAATCTTACACTGTTTGTGTTCACTGAAGAGGAACGAG AGGCTTCCCAATGGCTCCATCGATGCCCATGACGACACCAGCAGGTGTCTGGAGCTGCAGGAACTCCTGGATAAGGCCAATAAGGAGCTGACCCAGAACAGAGATAGGATCAGCGGCCTGACCAATCGAATGTCTGAGCTTGAGACGGAACTGGCTACCGCCCGCAAAGACCTACTGAAGAGCGAGGAGCTGAGCGCCAAGCACCAGAGGGACATACGCGAG GCGATGGCACAGAAGGAGGACATGGAGGAGAGAATCACAACATTAGAAAAGCGTTACCTTGCTGCCCAGAGAGAAACCACCTCAATCCATGACCTGAACGACAAGCTAGAGAACGAGCTGGCCACCAAGGACTCACTTTACCGACAG AGCGAGGAGAAGGTGAGACACCTCCAAGAATTGCTGGAGTTGGCAGAACAACGGCTACAGCAGACCATGAGGAAAGCAGAGACTCTGCCCGAGGTGGAGGCTGAACTGGCCCAGAGAGTNAAAAAAAAACGAGAGAGCCAGTTCATACGATTATTTTCTGTCAGGAAAATGCCCTCTGAGATGGTGATGAAACAAAACGATAACTTAAAGAAGGGCGGAAACTGA